In Calonectris borealis chromosome Z, bCalBor7.hap1.2, whole genome shotgun sequence, a single genomic region encodes these proteins:
- the NFIL3 gene encoding nuclear factor interleukin-3-regulated protein, with amino-acid sequence MQLRKMQTLKKEHGPVDTSSNVDKIMVLKSTLAEVSEELSTNEDILLTEASSGKSKSSACRRKREFIPDEKKDAMYWEKRRKNNEAAKRSREKRRLNDLVLENKLIALGEENATLKAELLSLKLKFGLISSAAYAQEIQKLSSSTTVYFQDYQSSKSNINSFVDEHEPSIVGSSCISVIKHSPQSSMSDVSEMSSVEHTQPSRIQSNCRSPENKFQIIKQEPMELEREPRDDRGSYKASIYPNYMGATFNVYSHSPPLLQVNRSSSNSPRTSETDDGVVGKSSDGEDEQQVPKGPIHSPVEHKNVHATVKVPEVNSSALPHKLRIKAKAMQVKVEAMDNDYDATQKLSSPIDMSSKRHFELEKHGAQNLVHSSHTPFSVQVTNIQDWSLKPELWHQKELNVKIQSGCKTGVVEIKDNIYNVSESENLYLKQGIANLSAEVASLKRLITTQQISASDSG; translated from the coding sequence ATGCAGCTGAGAAAAATGCAGACCCTTAAAAAGGAACACGGACCTGTTGACACAAGTAGCAATGTGGACAAAATCATGGTACTTAAGTCTACTTTAGCAGAAGTGTCTGAAGAATTGTCTACAAATGAAGATATACTACTTACTGAAGCAAGTAGTGGAAAAAGCAAATCTTCAGCTTGCCGGAGAAAGCGAGAATTCAttccagatgaaaaaaaagatgctatGTACTGGGAGAAAAGGCGGAAAAATAATGAAGCTGCCAAAAGATCTCGTGAAAAACGACGACTGAATGACCTTGTCTTAGAGAACAAACTAATTGCACTGGGAGAGGAGAATGCCACTTTGAAGGCAGAGCTGCTTTCATTGAAGCTAAAGTTTGGTTTAATTAGTTCTGCAGCCTATGCCCAAGAGATACAGAAACTCAGTAGCTCAACAACTGTGTATTTCCAAGACTATCAGAGTTCCAAATCAAATATTAACTCATTTGTAGATGAACATGAACCATCCATAGTTGGTAGCAGTTGTATTTCTGTCATTAAACATTCTCCCCAAAGCTCAATGTCCGATGTGTCTGAAATGTCATCCGTAGAGCATACTCAACCAAGTCGTATACAGAGCAACTGCAGAAGTCCCGAAAATAAGTTCCAGATTATAAAACAGGAGCCCATGGAATTAGAGAGGGAGCCAAGAGATGACAGAGGTTCATATAAAGCATCCATATACCCAAACTACATGGGAGCTACCTTTAACGTGTACTCGCATTCTCCTCCTCTCTTGCAAGTTAATAGGTCCTCCAGTAATTCCCCCAGAACATCAGAAACCGATGATGGTGTAGTTGGAAAGTCATCTGATGGAGAAGATGAACAGCAGGTTCCTAAGGGTCCAATCCATTCCCCAGTTGAACATAAAAATGTTCATGCAACAGTTAAAGTTCCAGAAGTGAATTCTTCAGCTTTGCCTCACAAGCTTCGAATTAAAGCCAAAGCCATGCAAGTCAAAGTGGAAGCAATGGATAATGACTATGATGCAACACAGAAATTGTCATCACCCATTGACATGTCCTCAAAAAGACATTTTGAGCTTGAAAAACATGGTGCACAAAACTTGGTGCATTCTTCTCACACTCCTTTCTCGGTTCAAGTGACTAACATCCAAGACTGGTCACTTAAACCAGAACTCTGGCATCAGAAGGAACTCAATGTAAAGATTCAGAGCGGTTGCAAAACTGGAGTGGTTGAAATAAAAGACAATATCTACAATGTCTCTGAGTCAGAGAACCTGTATTTGAAGCAGGGCATAGCAAACTTATCTGCAGAGGTTGCTTCGCTTAAAAGACTTATAACTACACAACAAATCTCTGCATCAGACTCTGGTTAA
- the LOC142075332 gene encoding uncharacterized protein LOC142075332: protein MATEVEEHCPICLGSWEEASFVMPCLHRFCYPCILRWAESKPECPLCKRRILSILHSVRADDDYVEHVITPSVTPAVVIHQAEGAPRLRGREAAHDLHHPGAPRHWAAAGVPRRPVGGLQPPNWMNNFRNQPTLLQTLQSWVHQEMEEIFGNTVLEAAMMEDTVMGSLTSQGMDTELPGQMLGDSLQNRTVTLVQQRARVALQQHRREAHRLLGRQGARAAKGREGSPMGDPGPAASQGGSLAPSPAPSGSPMRSGEDELPSTSFAAIGGGPSSHPSATVAIPAEQEEPQEEPGEAVPGPSASSRGRERSPGRARRPPKRRTSSPEASPANKRPARPR, encoded by the coding sequence ATGGCCACAGAGGTGGAGGAGCACTGTCCCATCTGCttgggcagctgggaggaggccagctttgtgatgccctGCCTCCACCGTTTCTGCTACCCatgcatcctgcggtgggctgagagcaagcccgagtgccccctctgcaagaggaggatccTCTCCATCTTGCACTCAGTGCGGGCAGATGATGACTATGTGGAGCATGTCATCACACCATCCGTGACACCAGCTGTCGTCATCCACCAGGCTGAAGGAGCTCCCAGACTTCGTGGGCGGGAGGCTGCCCATGACCTCCACCACCCTGGAGCACCCCGacactgggctgcagcaggggtgCCCAGGCGTCCTGTGGGCGGCCTCCAGCCCCCAAACTGGATGAACAATTTCCGGAATCAACCAACGCTCCTCCAGACCCTGCAGTCCTGGGTCCATCAGGAGATGGAGGAGATCTTTGGCAACACAGTGTTGGAGGCAGCCATGATGGAGGACACCGTCATGGGCAGCCTGACCAGCCAGGGGATGGATACAGAGCTGCCGGGCCAGATGCTGGGGGACTCCCTCCAAAACCGCACGGTGACACTCGTGCAACAGCGTGCACGTGTTGCTTTGCAACAACACCGCAGAGAGGCCCACCGTCTGCTGGGCCGGCAGGGTGCCCGTGCTGCcaaggggagggagggcagccccATGGGTgaccccggccccgctgcctcccaaGGAGGGTCTcttgctcccagcccagccccctccGGCAGCCCCATGAGATCCGGCGAGGACGAGCTCCCCAGCACCTCATTCGCTGCCATTggtgggggtcccagcagccACCCCTCTGCTACCGTTGCCATCCCTGCGGAGCAAgaagagccccaggaggagcccggGGAGGCTGTGCCCGGGCCCTCCgcttccagccggggcagggaacgctcccctgggAGGGCACGGCGACCCCCAAAGAGGAGGACCAGCAGCCCCGAGGCCTCTCCAGCCAACAAGAGGCCAGCACGACCACGGTGA